The proteins below are encoded in one region of Ricinus communis isolate WT05 ecotype wild-type chromosome 6, ASM1957865v1, whole genome shotgun sequence:
- the LOC8279909 gene encoding putative glycine-rich cell wall structural protein 1, with amino-acid sequence MASPSPRVLGAAFLVLLLMDLCFAARSSKDLFGRSGGGGGGGGQGGGGGGGSALGSGSGYGSGYGSGGGEGYGGAGGYGGLGGGGGGGGGSGGGGGGGSASGSGSGSGYGSGSGSGYGSGSGGGKGGGGGGGGGKGGGGGGGGGVGNGNGSGYGSGYGSGSGSGYGSGGGKGGGGGGGGGGGGGGGGGGGGSGSGSGYGSGYGSGSGYGSGYGGGEDYGFP; translated from the coding sequence ATGGCAAGTCCAAGTCCAAGAGTGCTAGGTGCTGCATTCTTGGTTTTGCTTCTTATGGACCTATGTTTTGCTGCTAGGTCTTCAAAGGACCTTTTTGGCAGAAGTGGTGGCGGTGGAGGTGGAGGGGGACAaggtggtggtggaggtggtggtTCAGCACTTGGTTCTGGTTCTGGTTATGGTTCAGGATATGGGTCTGGAGGTGGTGAAGGATATGGTGGTGCAGGAGGATATGGTGGTCTAGGaggaggtggtggtggtggaggagGTTCAGGGGGAGGAGGAGGTGGTGGTTCTGCTTCTGGTTCGGGTTCAGGTTCAGGTTATGGGTCTGGTAGTGGATCAGGTTATGGGTCTGGGTCCGGTGGTGGGAAGGGAGGCGGTGGAGGTGGAGGCGGTGGCAAAGGAGGAGGAGGTGGCGGAGGTGGAGGAGTAGGAAATGGGAATGGGTCGGGTTACGGGTCAGGTTATGGTAGTGGAAGCGGGTCTGGGTATGGAAGTGGAGGAGGAAAAGGTGGgggaggaggaggaggtggCGGTGGAGGCGGAGGcggtggaggtggaggtggcGGTAGTGGTAGTGGATCTGGATACGGTTCAGGGTATGGAAGTGGTTCGGGTTATGGTTCTGGATATGGAGGAGGAGAGGACTATGGGTTCCCATGA